The genome window TGATTGAATTTCCAAATTGGCTCGCATAGAAAATTTCTGTCAAAGAGGATATCGCGATTGCGCCGAATATAAGGTTTCCTGCAACCAATACCATCTTTATCAATTTATTAGCATCTGATTGAATACTCTTATTCAAATCTAAAAATAGTTCTCGGTATACAAAAAGTATCATCAGGAAATTGGCAAATGCAAACGGAGTAAAGAAGCTGCTTTTATGAACAGATTGTACCATCCACACGGCTAGAACAAGCCAGTTTGAAATAAAGACTAACAGTGGCGCCCATTTCCAATTATTTCCCTTGCTGATGTAAAGAAAAAGGAGGAAGTGAATTCCTAAATATAAAAATAAAAATCGATAAGAATTCTCACCCGTTGACAGAACTACCGGTGATAGAAATGAACCAATGTAACCAAAGAAATATAGAGCTTCACTTTTAGAAACTTTAGATAAAATTAATACTAAGATACTTAATAGCAAGAGATATACAAAAGTCTCAGCTAATGAGAAAAAATGGTAGTATCGATAAGCTGAGAATATCGTAAGATAGAGGATGGAGCCACCAGATCCAATTAAAGCAGTTGGTAATATTCGAAAATTCTTTCTGGCAAAAACTAAACTCACTCCCATGATTCCGAAGCCTAGGAGAAATCCCAAGAAAATTTTGCCTGAGTCCCCAATCCATTCGTTCTCAAAGGCTAAATCTAAAAACCATGCAGAAGCTAGAAGTAAGGCTCCAATACCTAATTTAGCGATCCAATTACCGCCGAAAAGAAATTCATACTTTTCCCAGAAATTACTCTCTGGTTGAACGGATACAACTTTCGTGGACACTCGACTAGTTGGAGTTGATTTTAAATTTCCAGTCGTTGAAGTTACATTTTGTTCTGTGTCAGATTTTGATTCAAATTTACGAATATCAGCTTTTAAGTTTCTGAGTTCTAATTCTAGAGTTTCTACCCTTCGTCTTATATCATTCAAATCTTGATTGGCCATCTAGTCTTGTAAGTAATAATCATATGGTTGGCCAGGCAATTCATTTTTGTATCAACTTCAATTGCTAAACCTTTAAATTAGAAATTTTGCGAAGGCAACGATTTGAAGGATATAATTTATTGCAGAACTTGATAAATATAAAGAATTTTGCTTATAAATCTGTATCAATCAATATTAAAGTGATATCATCTTCTCTTTTTTCGGATTTTGTCCATTGAAAAATGTCATCATTGATACTTTTGATTGCGGCTGCTGGCGTCAAATGTTGGGTCGAGATGAGAATCTGAATAAATCTTTCGGTTGTATACAAATTTCCTGAAGGATCTCTTGCTTCGATTATTCCGTCTGTATATAGAGCGATTCTATGAGAACCAATTAATGGAATTGTTTCTACAGCGAATTCTGGATTGGTCATCCAACCTATCATCCTTCCTTTAGGAAGCGATTCAATTATTTCTTGAGTTGATTTATTCAATATCAATAAAGGTGGATGACCAGCTCTTGAGTGTAACAATGCTTTGGTTCTGAAATCGATTTCAATTGCACTAGCTGTGATAAATGCTTTCTTTGTCTTGCCATGCAAAGTTCCGTTGATACTAGTCAATAGAGCGCTTGGATTCATGGATCTTTCGAATTCTAGTGACGAAGCGATCTTGAGCATCGCCGCAACCAGAGCTGCTGGAACACCATGTCCAGAAACGTCTGCAATTATAACTCCTACTCTTCCATCAGCAAAAGCATGGAAATCAAAAAAGTCACCGCCCACTTCTTCCATTGGACTATAATCAAATGCAACTTCAATTCCCAAATGAGTTGGAGCAATTTCTGGAAGTATGGAAGTTTGTAGATTCCTTGCTACAAGCATTTCATTTTGAAAAGCAAGATATCGTGATTGTTCCTGGACTGCTTTCTTTAGAATTAATAAATTTCTAACACGTGTTATCAGCTCTCGTTTATCAAAAGGTTTTGATAGATAATCATTAGCTCCTGCTTCTAAGCCGGTAACAATATCTTGAATCTGAGTTTTAGCTGTGAGAATAAGAATTGGCAGTTGTTGAATCGAATAAGATTTTCGGATTGCGGAACAGACTTCATATCCGCTCATCACTGGCATCATCACATCCAAAATAATCATATCGGGAGGCCCATCAGTTTGAATCAAATCTAAAGCTTCTTTGCCACCGCTTGCTTCTTTGATCACATAGTTTTCTAATCTTAAATGATTGAATAGAACTTGTCTATTGATAGGTTCATCGTCAACTATGAGAATGGTAAAGCTACCCTTAGGGATCTCTGAACTCAGCCCATGTTCGACGAATGGAAAAATTTGAGACTGAGATTTCTGATTGAACTTGATGGGCTCATTCGAAATTTGCATAGAGCCAGAAGATTCTTCTTCCTGCATGGATTCAAAAAGTTTTGAAGTTAATTCCGGTCCTGGAGTTTTCTGTGAGACATCTCCAAAATAAATTGGAAGCGTGAAGTAAAATACCGATCCTTCGCCTAATTTCGAAGTTGCCCAGATTACACCGCCATGCAGTTCTACAAGTTTTTTAGTGATTGCCAATCCAAGGCCAGTTCCACCAAATGTGCGTGAGGTGGAAGAGTCTACTTGTTCAAAGGATAGAAAGACATCATCCAGTTTTTCTGCTGGAATTCCAATTCCCGAATCTGAAATTGATACTTTTATGAATTTATTATCTTCTTCAGCTTTAATTGAGATGAATCCTTTTTCTGTAAATTTTATTGAGTTACCAATAATGTTATAAAGTATTTGCTGAATTCGCTCTTCATCGCCAACGATCAAAGGTAAGTCAGCTGGTATATCAACCGTAATCTTTAGATTTTTGGAATGGAACATTGGTCTAGAGATTGCCAAAACTAAATTCACAATTGATGAAATATGTGTTGGTTTGGATTTTAGAACAAGATCTCGATTCTTCATCTTCGAAAAGTCAAGGATATCATTTACAAGGTTAGCTAATCTTTTGGCACTTGCAACAATCATAGATAGATTCTGATTCTGTTCCGGGCTTACAGTTCCAGTTGCCCCATCAATCATTGATTCACCGATTCCAATAATACCATTGAGTGGAGTTCTCAATTCATGCGATGTGTTCGCAAGAAATTCGTCCTTCATTTTATCTAAAGATAGTAGTCTTCTGGAGAATACTTCTACATCACGGAAAGCTCTTGAGAATTTCATAGATAAGAGAAAAGATTGAGAAAAAATAAATAGAAATAAACCGATTGATATCATTTGAAAAGTCTGAACAACTAACATGGAAAAGAGGATATCGTTAATCGTTGCGACAACAATTGGAATAAATCCTAAAGTAAACGCAATAGAGCCATCTTGTTTAGCAATCAAAGCTCGAACCACAGCGAAGCATCCTTGCAAAATCATAAAAATGGTGCCAATATGAAAGTAAGTATTGATCAGAGGATAGATAGTAGCTGGAAGTACGATAATGATTAATAAATAAATTGTAGTAAAAGCTATTGATATTTTGATAAGTAAATTGCTTATATAATCGGGATAGACTGACCTAACAAACATTAAGAAGAATATAGGTGAAAAATAATAGGATGCATATTCAAGCTGCATTCCCAGTCCCCAAGGAATCTCAGGAAACAAAACCAATAAGAATCTTTCTCCAACAGTTAGGATGCGAATCGTAATAGAAAGACAGAAAAGTGCAAAATAGAGTGCAGTATGTTCAGTTTTTCGGAGAAAGAAAATTCCAAAATGATAAATTGCCATGATGAGAATGGCACCTGCGAGAAATAATTCGGACGAAATATCTAGAAGATAAGATTGCCGAATCTCACTCCATTCACCAAATCGAATCTTTTCCCAAACACCTCCCTTATAATGCGAATAGTTTGATATTTGTATTAGTAGTTCATTATTGCCTTCGAGAAGAATGACTTGGTTAAGGGATAGATAGTATTGAGGCTTGTGACTATCATAATCTTTGCCGAGTTCGCCTGCATTCGCGATCAGTTCACCATTCCAATAGACATTATAAGCCGTTGCGAAGTCTGGAATTTTGATTCCGACCTTCATCGTTGTATCTGACTTAACTAGAATCCGATAGGTAGCAAAGCCCATACCGTCGATCACTTCGCCAGCTTGATTTGTATCATTCCAAATTCCTGGAACGTCAATCATTGAACTTTCCAAAGCAGAAATCTCGCTTTCCGAAAGTCCAGGTTCTAAAAATTGTTTCCAAAAAAATTGCCATTCTCCATCAAGTGGCACAATTTTTGTCTGAATAGTTGTAGAAGGAAGTTCCAAAATTCCTTTCTTTACTAAAGGATCGGCGTTCAAAGGAAACTGCAAAGATAACAAAAAGCAGAATATAACAGAGGAAAGTATTCTACCCGATTTCATTACAGTCACGATTCATTGAATGGGAACTTATATCGAGTAAAAAAAGTTCAAGATCAATGATGATTTACTTAATATTCCAATTGTTTTACAGAATTCCACGTATTAGAAATAAGAAAAATTGTAGCTTTGTTGGAATTATCACATTAGTCTGGAGGGACAGCGAAAAAATGAAATTATTCTCCTCCAGAAATATACTGTTTATTTTTATATTATTAAATGTATGGATATGTAAACCTGCTCAAGAAATTATTGACAAAAAAAATCCAGGCGAGATAGATTTTACCGAAAATATCGAATTAGAAGCCAGTGTTCTTGATCGCGGCTGGGAATACTATCCATCACAGCTTATTACTACAATTCACGATTCTCAACAAGAATTAAAAAAAATTAAAGAATATAAATCTATTCCACATATATGGTCGAATGGAGAAAATTTTGGAACTTATAGATTGAGGATTCTTCTTCCAGATATTGAGGCTCACTATGCTTTATTTATTCCGGAACAAAGTACTGCGTTCAAATTGTACCTAAATAATAAATTAGAGTCACAAAGTGGAATCGTATCTTCAAATGAAGATGAGAGCAGACCTTCAGCAAATAAAGGGTTTATAAGTTTCTTGGCAAAAGATGAAATTGAGATAGTAATTCAAATTTCAAATTTTCACAATGCATCAGGCGGATTTTTATTTCCGATCGAATTTGGACGAACTACAATTGTTCAGGATAAGGCAGTTTTAAGATTTGCTATAGAATCACTTTTTCTTGGCTCTTTGTTTATCATTGGATTATACCATATTATACTATTCTTATACAGAAAAAGTCAGAAGGATGCTCTTTATTTTGGACTATTCTCAGTAGTAATGGCGCTGAGAATTCTTTTCATAGGCAATCGGAATATCTTGTTTATTTTTCCCGATTTCTCTTGGGATTGGATTGTTCGTTTCGAATATTGTACTCCGATGATTGCTATCGTACTATTTATTCGATTTCTGAATGGATTATACAAATTTACAATTCCAATGATCCTAATACGTTTATCTGAATTTTTTATTTTAGTATATGTAGCCTTTGTTGCAATTGCACCTCCTATAATCTTTACTTCAACTTCAATCATAGTACAACTCAGTGTTTTATTCTTTTCATTAGGAATATTGATATTTAGTTCAAAAATTCTATATGAGAAGAAGGAAGATTCTTGGTTATTTGTTACCGGTGTTGTGCTTGTAATAATTGGAGCAGTTGCAGATGCGTTAAATGCTTATTTCTTGGTTTCTAATTTTTATATAAGTCATATTTCATTATTTATATTTTTTGGTGTTCAGACAACTTTACTTGAATTGCGGATGAACCGTACACATCGTAAATCAGAAACACTTAGTAAGCAAATATTGAGATCCAATGAACTTATGGATGAGATCAATAGTGCTTATAAAAAATTCGTCCCACAGCAATTTTTCATGTATTTAGGCAAGAAGGATGTTGAAGAAATTTTCCTTGGCGATAATGATGAAAAAGAATTCTCCATTCAATTCACTCAGATTCAAGATTTCTGGCAAATAGTAAGAGGTATTCCTCCCGAAAATATATTCAAGTTTGTGAATTCTTATCTTAGCCGAATGAGTCCTTCGATTCGAAGCAATGGGGGAATCATAGATAAATTTATTGATAATACAATCATGGCTTTGTATCCCGATGATCCTATTCAAGCGATTAAAGCTTCAATTGATATGCAGTGGGAGATTGAAGTTTATAATATTCATAGAAAAAAAACCGGATATGTACCCATAAGTTGTAAATCGGGAATACATTATGGTAAAACTCGCCTAGGAATCATTGGAGTAGAAGAAAAGCGTGAACCAACTGTAATTTCTGATACAGTAAATCTTGCAAGTAGGATCCAAGGACTGGCGGATCGATATGGAGCAAGAATCCTAATTAGTCTTCCGACTCTTTATATTTGCAGTGATGTAACCAAGATCAACTATCGAATGTTAGATATGGTTCGCGTGAAAGGTAAAAAGGACCCAATTGCAATTGGCGAAATAATGATACCAAAAATTGATAGATCGACGGATCTTAAGATTGAATCAAAAGATAATTTTGAAGATGCAATTTTATGCTATATGAAGTCTGAATTTGCAGAAGCGATTGAAAAATTCCAACAAGTGCTAGAATTGAATCCGAACGATATTGCGGCAGAAATTTATTCAAAACGAGCGAAATATTTTTTTGATACTGGGGCGAAGGATGATTTCGAAGGAATTCATCAGTGGGATGTAAAGTGAAGAAATTATTTATTTTATTATGCATATTCTCCACCATTGGATGCTATAAAGTAGAAGATGCAAATATTAGAAACGGTCTTCTTATTTTACCAGACGATTACTCTACTAAAACTATATCTCTTAAAGGAGATTGGGAAATATATTGGAATGTAATGAGTGATTGGCAAGAAATTGATAAACCTGCCAAGGAAATTCAGTATGCAAATGTTCCATCTAGTTGGAATAACCTCAATCCTAATTCCAATAAATCTTTTGGATATGCTACTTATAGATTACAGATTAAAAATGTTCAACCTAATGAACCTTTGTATTTTAAATTAAGACCTCAAACTTCTGCTTTTAAAATATACGTAAATCGACATGAAATTGCTTCCGTAGGAAAAGTTGGTGAGCAAGCAGAATCATCATCACCAGAATATAAAATTGTATATTCATCATATGAACCTATAGATAAAGAAATCGAATTACTTATGGTCATTAGTAATTATGATCATTCACGAGGTGGATTTAGAGCGGCAATTGAAATTGGCAATAAAAACACGATCCTGATAAACTCACTTGTAAAAGCAGGATTCGAATTATTTGTAATGGGTGGAATTATTGCAATGGGTTTATTCCACCTTACAATGTTTAAAGTTCGGAAAAAAGATACTAGTGCTTTGTATTTTGCCATGTTTTGCTTTATCAATGCGATTCGATTATTCGTTTTAGATAATTATTATATTAATTATTTTATACCAAATGTATCTTGGGAATTTCTTGTAAAAATGGACTATATGACAACACCATTAGTTGCACCCATTTTTCTAGCTTATATTCGGAGCCTATACGAAGAAGATGTTAAGGAGATAGCGCTTAAGATAATAGTCTATTCTAGCGTGAGTTTTTCTCTATTGGTATTATTTTCTAGCCCCTACTTTTTTTCTGGGCTACTGATAATCTCGAATGCAATTGTTGCCCTTTCTACTCTTTTCGCATTTTATACCATTCTACGCATTCATCATTACAAAAGAAGAGATGCCAAATTACTTTTGACCGGAACATTTATACTTCTCATTTTTGGTATCCATGATCTACTTGCGGGATCCAGAGTCATTCAAGACGATCTAATGCTTCCTATAGGCTTATTTTTCTTTTTTCTTGTCCAAGCGATTGTATTGTCTCGAAGAAATGCAACTATGTATGCGAATTCCTTTGCGCTTAAGGTTGAATCAGCCGAAGCGAATTTTAGATTAGAAAATCTTAATACAGAATATTCTAAATATGTTCCAACTGAATTCATTCAATTGATGGACAAGCGCGATATTTTGGATGTGCATGTTGGTGATTTTGTTTCAAAGAATATTGCAGTATTATCTTCTGATATTCGTGATTTTACAACTTTCTCGGAAGGAATGAATCCAGAAGATAATTTCAAATTTCTGAATGCGTATCTTAGTCGAGTGGCTCCAGCAATAAGAAATAACTCTGGAATAATCGATAAATATATTGGAGATGCAGTAATTGCTTTATTTCACACGGGAACTGCAGATGCAATTTCCAGTGGAATTGAAATGCATCGAATTATCCAAGACTATAATAATCAGCGAGTTGCAAGAAATTTTCAGCCTATTTCAATAGGCATCGGTATTCATTCAGGTGAATCATTGCTTGGCATCATTGGGGAAGATGTACGAACTCAGACAACTGCAATTTCCGAATCAGTTCACCTTGCATCGATCATTGAAGGTTTAACAAAAAAATACGGAGCCAAAATTCTTATATCTTTGGATTCTCTTTTTAATACTCCAGAGCCAGATAAATATCCATATCGAATTGTAGATACAATTCGTATCTATCCCGGCGACGAACCAATTGGAATAGCGGAAATTTTGCTCGAGGGCTTGGATGAAACGTCTAATTTAAAAATTGAATATAAGGAAATTTTTGAGCGCGGAGTGTATTCATTTCTCGAGGGTGATTTCCAGTCTGCATCCGATCTATTTGAAGTGATTGGTTCACAAATCGAACAAGATGCAGCAGCGAGTTTGTATTATCATAGGTCTCAGAAATATTTAAAATATGGTGCACCTCCAGGTTGGGAGACTGCAAATCTCGAAGAAGCATAGAATGATTCTATCCAGAAAAAAGGTTTGCAATGTTTACCAAAATGTGTAAATTTAGAGATAGATAAGGAGTTTATAATGCAAGTCCAAGTTAATACAGATCATAACATCGAAGGCAGTGAGCGATTAGTTAATTATGCAAAAACTTTAATAGAAGATTCTTTGGGTAGATTTCGTGATCATATTACTCGAATTGAAGTCCATTTAAAAGATGAAAATGGAAATAAGAAGGGAGGAGATGACAAGAGATGTATGATGGAAGCAAGATTGGAAGGTCGTCAACCTATGGCAGTCACTCATCATGCTGATACATTGGATCATGCATTAACGGGTGCTACAGATAAATTAAAGAAAATTATAGACACAGCTATTTCTAAGATCAAGGAACATTGAGTCATAGCTAATTTTTAAACAAAACCTAATTCGACTAGGTTATTGTAATTGTAAAAAGGTGGTAGACGTAAAGTTGCCACCTTTTTTTAGATTTAGCCCCCAATCAAAACTTTTCCCAAGCTCATATTTTTACTGTAATAGTCGACAGCTTCTGAACCTTGTTCAATAGGAAATATTTTATTGACCACTGTATGGAAAGTAGTGTCTAAATGTTTCTGAACTTCTCTTGCTTCTTTATGAAATGCTTCTATCCCAATCTCTTGAATCCAATAGGTAAGCCAGAATCCTTCTACTTTTTTGTCTTGGAATATCATGATTCCTGCATGTATCGGAATTTCTTTTTCTGAGAGAGCTCCGTAAGATAGAAGAGTTGATTTCGCAGGCATTAGCGTCAAAGCCTTACCTGCGACCTCTCCCGCTACTGCATCAAGTAAATAGGTTGTATTTTGCTTTTTGGCAAGTACCATAAACTCTCGATCGAATTTTGCACTACTTGAGTTCACAACATGTTCTGCGCCAATTTCATGAAGAGCTGCAACTTGATCATCTCTCCTTACTATACTGATTAACGGTATATTCTTTTCTTTGCATATTCGAACTACCATTTTACCTAAGGCACTTGCTCCAGCAGTTTGAACTATGCCAGTGTGTCCAGATTTAATTGCACGATTGACCATCGCCCACGCTGTCATAGGATTCACGAAAATTGAGGCTCCAGCTTCAAGAGAAACACTATCCAATAATGGAATGCAATTCTCTTCTTCAGTTGCCATGAACTCACCCCAAGTTCCATCGCCCGAACTCGAAACACAAGCAACTCGATCTCCTTTTTTTAGATGTTTGATTTCGGATCCGACTTCTTCAACAGTTCCCGATCCTTCGAATCCTGGAACAACTGGCAATTTTTTCTTAATTCCGTAAAGTCCTCTAAGGAACATAAGATCAGACGGATTGATACTTCCATATGCATTTTTGATTAAAACTTGATTGGGCTTAAGTTCTGGGTTCTTTCGTTCAGCGCTAAATTCTAATTGTGGATTTTCGGTGTAGTTGGTGAGAATGATACCTTTCATAGACAAAACTTTAGAATCGCATCAGAAATTGAAAAGCTATTTAATTTAGAGAAAATTTTATTTCCTAGGAATTGAT of Leptospira sp. GIMC2001 contains these proteins:
- a CDS encoding HPF/RaiA family ribosome-associated protein; the encoded protein is MQVQVNTDHNIEGSERLVNYAKTLIEDSLGRFRDHITRIEVHLKDENGNKKGGDDKRCMMEARLEGRQPMAVTHHADTLDHALTGATDKLKKIIDTAISKIKEH
- a CDS encoding adenylate/guanylate cyclase domain-containing protein, which encodes MKKLFILLCIFSTIGCYKVEDANIRNGLLILPDDYSTKTISLKGDWEIYWNVMSDWQEIDKPAKEIQYANVPSSWNNLNPNSNKSFGYATYRLQIKNVQPNEPLYFKLRPQTSAFKIYVNRHEIASVGKVGEQAESSSPEYKIVYSSYEPIDKEIELLMVISNYDHSRGGFRAAIEIGNKNTILINSLVKAGFELFVMGGIIAMGLFHLTMFKVRKKDTSALYFAMFCFINAIRLFVLDNYYINYFIPNVSWEFLVKMDYMTTPLVAPIFLAYIRSLYEEDVKEIALKIIVYSSVSFSLLVLFSSPYFFSGLLIISNAIVALSTLFAFYTILRIHHYKRRDAKLLLTGTFILLIFGIHDLLAGSRVIQDDLMLPIGLFFFFLVQAIVLSRRNATMYANSFALKVESAEANFRLENLNTEYSKYVPTEFIQLMDKRDILDVHVGDFVSKNIAVLSSDIRDFTTFSEGMNPEDNFKFLNAYLSRVAPAIRNNSGIIDKYIGDAVIALFHTGTADAISSGIEMHRIIQDYNNQRVARNFQPISIGIGIHSGESLLGIIGEDVRTQTTAISESVHLASIIEGLTKKYGAKILISLDSLFNTPEPDKYPYRIVDTIRIYPGDEPIGIAEILLEGLDETSNLKIEYKEIFERGVYSFLEGDFQSASDLFEVIGSQIEQDAAASLYYHRSQKYLKYGAPPGWETANLEEA
- a CDS encoding SpoIIE family protein phosphatase, producing the protein MKSGRILSSVIFCFLLSLQFPLNADPLVKKGILELPSTTIQTKIVPLDGEWQFFWKQFLEPGLSESEISALESSMIDVPGIWNDTNQAGEVIDGMGFATYRILVKSDTTMKVGIKIPDFATAYNVYWNGELIANAGELGKDYDSHKPQYYLSLNQVILLEGNNELLIQISNYSHYKGGVWEKIRFGEWSEIRQSYLLDISSELFLAGAILIMAIYHFGIFFLRKTEHTALYFALFCLSITIRILTVGERFLLVLFPEIPWGLGMQLEYASYYFSPIFFLMFVRSVYPDYISNLLIKISIAFTTIYLLIIIVLPATIYPLINTYFHIGTIFMILQGCFAVVRALIAKQDGSIAFTLGFIPIVVATINDILFSMLVVQTFQMISIGLFLFIFSQSFLLSMKFSRAFRDVEVFSRRLLSLDKMKDEFLANTSHELRTPLNGIIGIGESMIDGATGTVSPEQNQNLSMIVASAKRLANLVNDILDFSKMKNRDLVLKSKPTHISSIVNLVLAISRPMFHSKNLKITVDIPADLPLIVGDEERIQQILYNIIGNSIKFTEKGFISIKAEEDNKFIKVSISDSGIGIPAEKLDDVFLSFEQVDSSTSRTFGGTGLGLAITKKLVELHGGVIWATSKLGEGSVFYFTLPIYFGDVSQKTPGPELTSKLFESMQEEESSGSMQISNEPIKFNQKSQSQIFPFVEHGLSSEIPKGSFTILIVDDEPINRQVLFNHLRLENYVIKEASGGKEALDLIQTDGPPDMIILDVMMPVMSGYEVCSAIRKSYSIQQLPILILTAKTQIQDIVTGLEAGANDYLSKPFDKRELITRVRNLLILKKAVQEQSRYLAFQNEMLVARNLQTSILPEIAPTHLGIEVAFDYSPMEEVGGDFFDFHAFADGRVGVIIADVSGHGVPAALVAAMLKIASSLEFERSMNPSALLTSINGTLHGKTKKAFITASAIEIDFRTKALLHSRAGHPPLLILNKSTQEIIESLPKGRMIGWMTNPEFAVETIPLIGSHRIALYTDGIIEARDPSGNLYTTERFIQILISTQHLTPAAAIKSINDDIFQWTKSEKREDDITLILIDTDL
- a CDS encoding zinc-binding dehydrogenase codes for the protein MKGIILTNYTENPQLEFSAERKNPELKPNQVLIKNAYGSINPSDLMFLRGLYGIKKKLPVVPGFEGSGTVEEVGSEIKHLKKGDRVACVSSSGDGTWGEFMATEEENCIPLLDSVSLEAGASIFVNPMTAWAMVNRAIKSGHTGIVQTAGASALGKMVVRICKEKNIPLISIVRRDDQVAALHEIGAEHVVNSSSAKFDREFMVLAKKQNTTYLLDAVAGEVAGKALTLMPAKSTLLSYGALSEKEIPIHAGIMIFQDKKVEGFWLTYWIQEIGIEAFHKEAREVQKHLDTTFHTVVNKIFPIEQGSEAVDYYSKNMSLGKVLIGG
- a CDS encoding 7TM diverse intracellular signaling domain-containing protein: MKLFSSRNILFIFILLNVWICKPAQEIIDKKNPGEIDFTENIELEASVLDRGWEYYPSQLITTIHDSQQELKKIKEYKSIPHIWSNGENFGTYRLRILLPDIEAHYALFIPEQSTAFKLYLNNKLESQSGIVSSNEDESRPSANKGFISFLAKDEIEIVIQISNFHNASGGFLFPIEFGRTTIVQDKAVLRFAIESLFLGSLFIIGLYHIILFLYRKSQKDALYFGLFSVVMALRILFIGNRNILFIFPDFSWDWIVRFEYCTPMIAIVLFIRFLNGLYKFTIPMILIRLSEFFILVYVAFVAIAPPIIFTSTSIIVQLSVLFFSLGILIFSSKILYEKKEDSWLFVTGVVLVIIGAVADALNAYFLVSNFYISHISLFIFFGVQTTLLELRMNRTHRKSETLSKQILRSNELMDEINSAYKKFVPQQFFMYLGKKDVEEIFLGDNDEKEFSIQFTQIQDFWQIVRGIPPENIFKFVNSYLSRMSPSIRSNGGIIDKFIDNTIMALYPDDPIQAIKASIDMQWEIEVYNIHRKKTGYVPISCKSGIHYGKTRLGIIGVEEKREPTVISDTVNLASRIQGLADRYGARILISLPTLYICSDVTKINYRMLDMVRVKGKKDPIAIGEIMIPKIDRSTDLKIESKDNFEDAILCYMKSEFAEAIEKFQQVLELNPNDIAAEIYSKRAKYFFDTGAKDDFEGIHQWDVK
- a CDS encoding DUF2339 domain-containing protein, with the translated sequence MANQDLNDIRRRVETLELELRNLKADIRKFESKSDTEQNVTSTTGNLKSTPTSRVSTKVVSVQPESNFWEKYEFLFGGNWIAKLGIGALLLASAWFLDLAFENEWIGDSGKIFLGFLLGFGIMGVSLVFARKNFRILPTALIGSGGSILYLTIFSAYRYYHFFSLAETFVYLLLLSILVLILSKVSKSEALYFFGYIGSFLSPVVLSTGENSYRFLFLYLGIHFLLFLYISKGNNWKWAPLLVFISNWLVLAVWMVQSVHKSSFFTPFAFANFLMILFVYRELFLDLNKSIQSDANKLIKMVLVAGNLIFGAIAISSLTEIFYASQFGNSIMYVSLVAMGFCYQYTKKSQNLYLVPILFYTSIVIFLISLLNSTEGYWVSLSLIIFAAIFAYMSTTYTRINDSKLNHLNIVSYFLWFIAILRLILEGIENDSDVIILNSRFIIYLIACIALGGIFYLNWKDGRNKFITNAFGICTLFLAILAFIWEVRYNVIDPYLRSQGYSVVLGIFASNFLAIGFYKSKATLRRIGIVLTGLVIFKFILFDIWYLNLVAKIISGFALGIILVLLGLFYEKFKSRVIGD